A window from Salvia miltiorrhiza cultivar Shanhuang (shh) chromosome 2, IMPLAD_Smil_shh, whole genome shotgun sequence encodes these proteins:
- the LOC131010602 gene encoding isoamylase 3, chloroplastic isoform X2 has product MQKKGLPRSNVLYGYRVDGPRDWREGHRFDYNNVLLDPYAKLVEGRRVFGDASNKMSKFFGTYDFDSLPFDWGENYELPNIHEKDLVLYEMNVRAFTADESSGLDLHVRGSYLGMIEKIPHLLELGVNAVELLPVFEFDEMELQRRPNAREHLINTWGYSTVNFFAPMSRYASNGGGPINASQEFKQMVKAFHDAGIEVILDVVYNHTNEADDAHPYTTSFRGIDNKVYYMMDFQQNAQLLNFSGCGNTLNCNHPVVMELILDSLRHWVTEYHVDGFRFDLASVLCRGTDGSPLSAPPLIRAIAKDSILSRCKIIAEPWDCGGLYLVGKFPNWDRWAEWNGIYRDDIRKFIKGDTGMKGSFATRISGSADLYRVNKRKPYHGINFIIAHDGFTLYDLVSYNYKHNDANGEGGNDGCNDNFSWNCGFEGETGDPNIKALRIRQMKNFQVALMISQGTPMMLMGDEYGHTRFGNNNSYGHDNALNNFQWGQLKDKKDNLFRFFSEMIKFRRSRHVFARENFIDKHEVTWHEDNWENYESKFLAFTLHEDNGGHIYVAFNAHDYFVKVSIPSPPQGRRWFRVVDTNLESPSDIVPEGAPGVKETYNVAPYSCIVLEAKL; this is encoded by the exons ATGCAAAAAAAA GGTTTGCCACGTAGCAATGTCTTATATGGTTACCGTGTTGATGGCCCTCGAGATTGGCGTGAAGGACATCGCTTTGATTACAACAATGTTTTACTTGATCCATATGCAAAATTGGTTGAAGGACGCCGAGTCTTCGGTGATGCTAGCAATAAGATGTCTAAATTTTTTGGGACATATGATTTTGATAGCTTGCCTTTTGACTGGGGAGAGAACTATGAGCTTCCAAATATACATGAG AAAGATCTTGTTTTGTATGAAATGAATGTAAGGGCCTTCACAGCTGATGAGTCCAGTGGATTGGATTTACATGTACGTGGCAGCTACCTTGGCATGATAGAGAAG ATACCACATCTTTTGGAGCTTGGTGTCAATGCAGTTGAGTTGCTCCCTGTGTTTGAGTTTGATGAGATGGAGCTCCAAAGGCGCCCAAATGCAAGAGAGCACTTG ATCAATACATGGGGCTATTCAACTGTAAATTTCTTTGCACCTATGAGTCGGTATGCAAGCAATGGTGGAGGACCAATTAATGCTTCCCAAGAATTCAAACAGATGGTTAAGGCTTTCCATGATGCTGGAATTGAG GTAATTTTGGATGTTGTTTACAATCATACAAACGAAGCTGATGATGCACATCCATATACTACTTCATTTCGTGGCATAGACAACAAG GTTTATTACATGATGGACTTCCAACAAAATGCTCAGTTGTTGAACTTCTCTGGTTGTG GAAATACATTGAATTGCAACCATCCTGTCGTCATGGAACTGATACTTGACAGCTTGCGGCACTG GGTCACTGAGTATCACGTGGATGGGTTCCGTTTTGATTTGGCTAGTGTGCTGTGTCGAGGAACTGATGGTTCTCCCCTCAGTGCTCCCCCATTGATCAGG GCAATAGCCAAGGATAGTATCCTCTCAAGATGTAAGATCATTGCAGAACCTTGGGATTGTGGAGGGCTATATCTTGTTGGAAAATTTCCGAACTGGGATAG GTGGGCTGAATGGAATGGAATATACCGTGATGACATTAGAAAATTTATAAAG ggGGACACTGGTATGAAAGGAAGCTTTGCTACTAGGATTTCTGGTTCTGCTGATCTGTACCGA GTCAATAAGCGCAAGCCATATCATGGCATCAATTTTATAATTGCCCATGATGGTTTTACATTGTATGACCTCGTCTCATACAACTATAAG CACAATGATGCCAATGGAGAAGGTGGAAATGATGGATGTAATGATAACTTTAGCTGGAATTGTGGTTTTGAAG GAGAAACTGGAGATCCGAATATTAAGGCATTGCGTATACGGCAAATGAAAAACTTCCAAGTAGCACTGATGATATCCCAG GGAACTCCTATGATGCTAATGGGGGATGAATATGGTCACACTCGTTTTGGAAATAATAATAGCTACGGACACGACAATGCTCTTAATAATTTCCAATGGGGACAA CTGAAGGATAAGAAAGACAATCTTTTTCGGTTTTTCTCAGAgatgattaagttcagacggaGTCGTCATGTCTTTGCTAGAGAAAATTTCATTGACAag CATGAAGTCACATGGCATGAGGATAACTGGGAAAATTATGAGAGTAAATTCCTCGCTTTTAC GCTGCATGAAGACAATGGAGGTCATATTTATGTGGCATTCAATGCACATGACTACTTTGTTAAAGTTTCTATACCCTCTCCGCCACAAGGAAGACGGTGGTTTCGTGTG GTGGATACGAATCTGGAGTCCCCAAGTGACATCGTCCCAGAGGGCGCTCCAGGCGTAAAGGAGACATATAATGTGGCCCCCTACTCTTGTATTGTTCTTGAAGCGAAGCTGTAG
- the LOC131009798 gene encoding syntaxin-related protein KNOLLE-like: protein MRALITVQEHGRGKVVETVAEIQDRHDAAKEIERSLLELHQIFLDMAVMVEAQGEQMDDIEHHVVNATQYVGDGTKSLKVAKDHQRSSRRCLCIGIILLSI, encoded by the exons ATGCGGGCTTTGATCACAGTGCAG GAGCACGGGAGGGGGAAGGTGGTGGAGACGGTGGCGGAGATACAGGACCGGCACGACGCGGCGAAGGAGATCGAGAGGAGCCTGCTGGAGCTGCACCAGATATTCCTGGACATGGCGGTGATGGTGGAGGCGCAGGGGGAGCAGATGGACGACATCGAGCACCACGTCGTCAACGCGACGCAGTACGTCGGCGACGGGACGAAGAGCCTCAAGGTGGCGAAGGATCACCAGAGGAGCAGCCGGCGGTGCTTGTGCATCGGAATCATACTGCTTTCCATTTGA
- the LOC131010602 gene encoding isoamylase 3, chloroplastic isoform X1 yields the protein MTLQLSTTLWSNGNSALASRPTSVRCRPESSDRASHLKACQRGVFSEVRQDFGGSRRMGSSVHATRAGEQSVAIEEQALQKTEGPLLKVFPGQSHPLGVSEVETGTNFAIFSENATTVTLCLILQERGMHNKLEEGMVELSLDSQVNKTGDIWHICVEGLPRSNVLYGYRVDGPRDWREGHRFDYNNVLLDPYAKLVEGRRVFGDASNKMSKFFGTYDFDSLPFDWGENYELPNIHEKDLVLYEMNVRAFTADESSGLDLHVRGSYLGMIEKIPHLLELGVNAVELLPVFEFDEMELQRRPNAREHLINTWGYSTVNFFAPMSRYASNGGGPINASQEFKQMVKAFHDAGIEVILDVVYNHTNEADDAHPYTTSFRGIDNKVYYMMDFQQNAQLLNFSGCGNTLNCNHPVVMELILDSLRHWVTEYHVDGFRFDLASVLCRGTDGSPLSAPPLIRAIAKDSILSRCKIIAEPWDCGGLYLVGKFPNWDRWAEWNGIYRDDIRKFIKGDTGMKGSFATRISGSADLYRVNKRKPYHGINFIIAHDGFTLYDLVSYNYKHNDANGEGGNDGCNDNFSWNCGFEGETGDPNIKALRIRQMKNFQVALMISQGTPMMLMGDEYGHTRFGNNNSYGHDNALNNFQWGQLKDKKDNLFRFFSEMIKFRRSRHVFARENFIDKHEVTWHEDNWENYESKFLAFTLHEDNGGHIYVAFNAHDYFVKVSIPSPPQGRRWFRVVDTNLESPSDIVPEGAPGVKETYNVAPYSCIVLEAKL from the exons ATGACGCTTCAGCTTTCCACTACTCTTTGGAGCAACGGCAATTCCGCTCTCGCCTCCCGCCCAACTTCCGTCCG TTGCAGACCGGAATCAAGTGATAGAGCGTCGCACTTGAAAGCTTGCCAGCGGGGAGTTTTCAGTGAG GTCAGACAAGATTTCGGTGGAAGTCGCCGAATGGGTTCATCTGTGCACGCAACTCGAGCTGGTGAGCAGAGTGTGGCGATAGAG GAACAAGCACTCCAGAAAACAGAGGGTCCCTTGCTGAAAGTTTTCCCAGGACAATCACACCCTTTAGGAGTGTCGGAAGTTGAAACTGGAACTAATTTTGCGATTTTCTCTGAAAATGCTACTACAGTTACGCTCTGCTTAATTCTGCAAGAGAG GGGAATGCATAACAAACTTGAAGAAGGGATGGTTGAATTATCATTGGACTCGCAAGTAAATAAGACTGGAGATATATGGCACATCTGTGTTGAG GGTTTGCCACGTAGCAATGTCTTATATGGTTACCGTGTTGATGGCCCTCGAGATTGGCGTGAAGGACATCGCTTTGATTACAACAATGTTTTACTTGATCCATATGCAAAATTGGTTGAAGGACGCCGAGTCTTCGGTGATGCTAGCAATAAGATGTCTAAATTTTTTGGGACATATGATTTTGATAGCTTGCCTTTTGACTGGGGAGAGAACTATGAGCTTCCAAATATACATGAG AAAGATCTTGTTTTGTATGAAATGAATGTAAGGGCCTTCACAGCTGATGAGTCCAGTGGATTGGATTTACATGTACGTGGCAGCTACCTTGGCATGATAGAGAAG ATACCACATCTTTTGGAGCTTGGTGTCAATGCAGTTGAGTTGCTCCCTGTGTTTGAGTTTGATGAGATGGAGCTCCAAAGGCGCCCAAATGCAAGAGAGCACTTG ATCAATACATGGGGCTATTCAACTGTAAATTTCTTTGCACCTATGAGTCGGTATGCAAGCAATGGTGGAGGACCAATTAATGCTTCCCAAGAATTCAAACAGATGGTTAAGGCTTTCCATGATGCTGGAATTGAG GTAATTTTGGATGTTGTTTACAATCATACAAACGAAGCTGATGATGCACATCCATATACTACTTCATTTCGTGGCATAGACAACAAG GTTTATTACATGATGGACTTCCAACAAAATGCTCAGTTGTTGAACTTCTCTGGTTGTG GAAATACATTGAATTGCAACCATCCTGTCGTCATGGAACTGATACTTGACAGCTTGCGGCACTG GGTCACTGAGTATCACGTGGATGGGTTCCGTTTTGATTTGGCTAGTGTGCTGTGTCGAGGAACTGATGGTTCTCCCCTCAGTGCTCCCCCATTGATCAGG GCAATAGCCAAGGATAGTATCCTCTCAAGATGTAAGATCATTGCAGAACCTTGGGATTGTGGAGGGCTATATCTTGTTGGAAAATTTCCGAACTGGGATAG GTGGGCTGAATGGAATGGAATATACCGTGATGACATTAGAAAATTTATAAAG ggGGACACTGGTATGAAAGGAAGCTTTGCTACTAGGATTTCTGGTTCTGCTGATCTGTACCGA GTCAATAAGCGCAAGCCATATCATGGCATCAATTTTATAATTGCCCATGATGGTTTTACATTGTATGACCTCGTCTCATACAACTATAAG CACAATGATGCCAATGGAGAAGGTGGAAATGATGGATGTAATGATAACTTTAGCTGGAATTGTGGTTTTGAAG GAGAAACTGGAGATCCGAATATTAAGGCATTGCGTATACGGCAAATGAAAAACTTCCAAGTAGCACTGATGATATCCCAG GGAACTCCTATGATGCTAATGGGGGATGAATATGGTCACACTCGTTTTGGAAATAATAATAGCTACGGACACGACAATGCTCTTAATAATTTCCAATGGGGACAA CTGAAGGATAAGAAAGACAATCTTTTTCGGTTTTTCTCAGAgatgattaagttcagacggaGTCGTCATGTCTTTGCTAGAGAAAATTTCATTGACAag CATGAAGTCACATGGCATGAGGATAACTGGGAAAATTATGAGAGTAAATTCCTCGCTTTTAC GCTGCATGAAGACAATGGAGGTCATATTTATGTGGCATTCAATGCACATGACTACTTTGTTAAAGTTTCTATACCCTCTCCGCCACAAGGAAGACGGTGGTTTCGTGTG GTGGATACGAATCTGGAGTCCCCAAGTGACATCGTCCCAGAGGGCGCTCCAGGCGTAAAGGAGACATATAATGTGGCCCCCTACTCTTGTATTGTTCTTGAAGCGAAGCTGTAG